From Gemmatimonadaceae bacterium, the proteins below share one genomic window:
- a CDS encoding protein kinase: protein MSPLGSDDLRQRLQTALAGNYDIERELGGGGMSRTYLARERAFDRRVVVKVLAPELLAGLSVERFRREVLLAAQLQHPHVVPVLTAGDVDGLPWFTMPYVDGESLRQRLAQGPMGITEVVGILRDTARALAYAHGHGVVHRDIKPDNVLISAGSATVTDFGIAKAISAARTGGEAAKPALTMTGMSIGTPTYMSPEQAAGDPNTDARADLYSFGTMAYELLSGRPPFHGLSPAKLLAAHLGERPEDVRSLRPDCPDALAALVMQCLEKEPDARPHAASDLTRVLDTITSSGAAAAAPSILAGGRIRLGHALGLWAAATTLVSLTAWAAREVIGLPDWTFPGAVGVMLAGLPAILGTWYVQKTVHRTYTTTPQRTPGGGSSVGAQGTMATLALKASPHISWRRTWLGGGIAVGGFALAIIAFMVMRAAGVGPFASLQGAGRFGDRETIVVADFRSPSDDPSLGPIAAEAVRTDLAQSSSLDILSRAQLREAMARMRRGEDSILPFDVARELATREGAKAVLDGGISKLGNSYVLTGRLVSALDGEEMATFRETASGEDDLLPALGRLTKAVRAKTGESLRRVRQTDELSRVTTSSLPALRKYVEGLRQIDETGNYMRGIELLQDAVEIDSSFAMAWRKMAAELNNNGLDPARARAAVEASFRHRDRLTELERLLTEGYYYTNGPRQDPQRALDAYLAASRVPGAGVAGLNNAAVIASRRRDYELAEQLGRRVIAGETRFANAWTNLLGALMDNGKIEAMDSVRQDMRQKFPNSERLWLADLMVARGHNRFDVMDSIARSVAASNGSASQRIMAFGASAGVARTRGRPEESERWSARRAELITAGRPNPAIQLGLKLQHAANQVAVLQRPADARATLARALRDHPPAEMDPAERPWDMILRLATLTGDSALALRAHREAKLLWANLGPDSAGVVAFLDGLLAGARAQWGAMLSRVGEADRLLMIDESESAVWRIVAFDRLGNSDSSLVWLERFTSFIGDNPEPYSLFGAQTHKRLGELYEQRGDRAGAIAQYERFVDLWRDAEPALQPQVRDVQARLTRLRPPG, encoded by the coding sequence GTGAGTCCGCTTGGATCCGATGATCTCCGCCAGCGCCTGCAGACGGCGCTGGCCGGCAACTACGACATAGAGCGCGAACTGGGTGGCGGCGGCATGTCGCGCACCTACCTCGCCCGCGAGCGCGCCTTTGATCGCCGCGTTGTCGTCAAGGTGCTTGCACCAGAGCTGCTGGCCGGGCTCTCGGTGGAGCGCTTCCGGCGTGAGGTGCTGCTGGCGGCGCAGCTGCAGCACCCGCACGTCGTGCCCGTGCTCACCGCCGGCGACGTGGATGGCCTGCCTTGGTTCACGATGCCCTATGTGGACGGCGAGTCGCTGCGCCAGCGACTCGCGCAGGGGCCGATGGGCATCACCGAGGTCGTTGGCATCCTGCGGGATACAGCGCGTGCGCTGGCATACGCGCACGGACACGGCGTGGTGCATCGGGACATCAAGCCCGACAACGTGCTGATTTCGGCGGGCAGCGCGACCGTCACGGACTTCGGGATCGCCAAGGCCATCAGCGCCGCGCGCACGGGGGGCGAGGCGGCGAAGCCGGCGCTCACGATGACTGGCATGAGCATCGGCACGCCGACCTACATGTCACCCGAGCAGGCCGCGGGCGACCCCAATACGGACGCGCGCGCCGATCTGTACTCGTTCGGCACGATGGCATATGAGCTGCTGTCCGGGCGTCCGCCGTTCCACGGACTCTCGCCGGCCAAGCTGTTGGCCGCGCACCTTGGCGAGCGACCCGAGGATGTCCGTTCGCTGCGTCCCGACTGCCCGGATGCGCTGGCCGCGTTGGTGATGCAGTGTCTGGAGAAGGAGCCCGACGCACGTCCGCACGCGGCGAGCGACCTCACGCGCGTCCTCGACACGATTACCTCGAGTGGCGCGGCGGCCGCCGCGCCGAGCATTCTCGCCGGCGGGCGCATCCGACTCGGGCACGCGCTGGGCCTTTGGGCCGCCGCGACCACGCTCGTATCGCTGACGGCCTGGGCGGCGCGGGAGGTCATCGGACTGCCGGACTGGACGTTCCCCGGTGCCGTGGGAGTGATGCTGGCCGGACTGCCAGCCATCCTCGGGACCTGGTACGTGCAGAAGACGGTGCACCGCACCTATACGACCACACCGCAGCGGACGCCGGGTGGCGGCAGTTCTGTCGGCGCGCAGGGCACGATGGCGACGCTGGCGCTCAAGGCCAGCCCGCACATCTCGTGGCGTCGGACCTGGCTCGGCGGCGGCATCGCGGTCGGCGGCTTCGCGCTGGCCATCATCGCATTCATGGTGATGCGTGCGGCCGGCGTCGGCCCGTTCGCCTCGCTGCAGGGCGCGGGACGCTTCGGGGATCGCGAGACAATCGTTGTCGCGGACTTCCGCAGCCCATCCGACGACCCGTCGCTGGGACCGATTGCGGCCGAGGCGGTGCGCACGGACCTGGCGCAGTCATCGTCGCTCGACATCCTGTCGCGCGCGCAGCTGCGCGAGGCGATGGCGCGGATGCGCCGCGGGGAGGATTCGATCCTTCCGTTCGACGTGGCGCGTGAGCTGGCCACACGCGAGGGCGCCAAGGCCGTGCTCGATGGCGGGATTTCCAAGCTTGGCAACTCCTACGTGCTCACGGGGCGACTTGTCTCGGCGCTCGACGGCGAGGAGATGGCGACCTTCCGCGAGACCGCCTCCGGCGAGGACGACTTGTTGCCAGCGCTCGGGCGCCTGACAAAGGCCGTGCGCGCCAAGACGGGCGAATCGCTACGACGCGTGCGGCAGACGGACGAGCTGTCCCGCGTCACCACCTCGTCGCTGCCGGCGTTGCGGAAGTATGTCGAGGGCCTGCGGCAGATCGACGAGACCGGCAACTACATGCGCGGCATCGAGCTCCTGCAGGATGCCGTGGAGATCGACTCGTCGTTCGCGATGGCCTGGCGCAAGATGGCCGCCGAGTTGAACAACAACGGGCTGGATCCAGCCCGCGCCCGCGCCGCTGTCGAGGCGTCGTTTCGCCATCGGGACCGCCTGACTGAACTCGAGCGGTTGCTCACCGAGGGCTACTACTACACGAACGGCCCGCGGCAGGATCCGCAGCGCGCGCTCGACGCGTACCTCGCGGCGTCCCGGGTTCCGGGGGCGGGTGTCGCGGGCCTCAACAATGCGGCCGTCATTGCCTCTCGACGGCGAGACTACGAACTGGCCGAGCAGCTAGGCCGGCGGGTGATTGCCGGCGAGACCCGGTTCGCGAACGCGTGGACCAACCTGTTGGGCGCACTGATGGACAACGGCAAGATCGAGGCTATGGACTCGGTGCGCCAGGACATGCGGCAGAAGTTCCCAAACAGCGAGCGTCTCTGGCTGGCGGACCTCATGGTTGCTCGCGGCCACAATCGATTTGACGTGATGGACTCGATTGCGCGGAGCGTCGCCGCGTCCAATGGTTCCGCCTCCCAGCGGATCATGGCGTTTGGCGCCTCGGCGGGAGTTGCGCGCACCAGAGGCCGGCCCGAGGAGTCCGAGCGCTGGAGTGCCCGTCGCGCCGAGCTCATCACCGCGGGGCGGCCCAACCCCGCCATCCAGCTGGGGTTGAAGTTGCAGCACGCGGCCAATCAGGTCGCGGTGCTGCAGCGTCCTGCCGATGCGCGCGCGACCTTGGCGCGCGCGTTGCGCGACCACCCGCCGGCAGAGATGGATCCGGCGGAACGCCCGTGGGACATGATCCTGCGCCTTGCGACCCTGACCGGGGACAGCGCCCTCGCCCTGCGCGCGCACCGTGAGGCCAAGTTGCTGTGGGCGAACCTCGGTCCCGATTCCGCGGGTGTCGTGGCGTTTCTCGACGGACTGCTCGCCGGCGCGCGCGCGCAGTGGGGCGCAATGCTGTCGCGGGTTGGAGAGGCGGACCGGCTCCTGATGATCGACGAGTCGGAGTCGGCGGTCTGGCGAATCGTTGCGTTCGATAGACTCGGGAACAGCGACTCGTCGCTCGTGTGGCTCGAACGGTTCACGTCATTCATCGGGGACAACCCCGAACCCTATTCGCTGTTTGGAGCCCAGACCCACAAGCGGCTTGGCGAGCTGTACGAACAACGCGGCGACCGCGCAGGGGCCATCGCGCAGTACGAGCGCTTCGTGGACCTCTGGCGCGATGCGGAGCCTGCGCTGCAGCCGCAGGTGCGGGACGTGCAGGCGCGACTCACGCGCCTGCGTCCGCCCGGTTGA
- the ettA gene encoding energy-dependent translational throttle protein EttA, with protein MAPQFIYVMKGLKKVVPPSRIILDDIWLSFYPGAKIGVLGPNGAGKSSLLRIMAGIDNEFQGEAWAHKGTRIGYLPQEPELDESLDVRGNVELAVKEQRKALDEFNAISAQFAEPDADFDKLMERQAKLQEYIDQHDLWNLDNKIDVAMDALRLPPSDSAVTHLSGGEKRRVALCKVLLEEPDMLLLDEPTNHLDAESVAWLEHHLERFPGTVVAITHDRYFLDNVAKWILELDRGKGVPYEGNYSGWLEQKQQRLAQEEKAASARQKSLQRELEWVRMAPRARQAKNKARLQAYEELASEAQNDRVMQNEIIIPPAPRLGNDVVRGKKLKKAFGDKLLFDDLNFDLPRAGIVGIIGPNGAGKTTLFRMINGLEKPDGGELTIGETVSISYQDQQRTLEGKRTLWEEISGGREQIMVGKRELNSRAYASSFNFKGPDQQKLVANLSGGERNRLHLAKTVMQGGNLLLLDEPTNDLDVDTLRALEIALLDFSGCAVIISHDRWFLDRVATHILAFEGNSEVVWYEGNYGSYIEDLKRRKGPDADQPHRLAYKKLVR; from the coding sequence ATGGCTCCGCAATTCATCTATGTGATGAAGGGACTCAAGAAGGTCGTCCCCCCATCCCGCATCATCCTCGACGATATCTGGCTGTCCTTCTATCCTGGCGCGAAGATCGGCGTGCTGGGTCCCAACGGTGCGGGCAAGTCTTCGCTGCTGCGCATCATGGCCGGCATCGACAACGAATTCCAAGGCGAAGCCTGGGCCCACAAGGGCACGCGGATCGGCTACCTGCCGCAGGAGCCCGAGCTCGATGAGTCGCTGGACGTGCGCGGCAACGTCGAGCTCGCGGTCAAGGAGCAGCGAAAGGCGCTCGATGAGTTCAACGCGATCTCCGCGCAGTTCGCCGAGCCCGACGCGGACTTCGACAAGCTGATGGAGCGGCAGGCCAAGCTGCAGGAGTACATCGACCAGCACGACCTCTGGAACCTCGACAACAAGATCGACGTGGCGATGGACGCCCTGCGCCTGCCACCGTCGGATTCCGCGGTGACGCATCTCTCCGGTGGCGAGAAGCGCCGCGTGGCGCTCTGCAAGGTGCTGCTCGAGGAGCCGGACATGCTGTTGCTCGACGAGCCGACCAACCACCTGGACGCCGAGTCGGTGGCCTGGCTCGAACATCACCTCGAGCGCTTCCCGGGTACCGTCGTCGCCATCACGCACGACCGCTACTTCCTCGACAACGTGGCGAAGTGGATCCTCGAGCTCGACCGCGGCAAGGGCGTGCCCTACGAGGGCAACTATTCCGGCTGGCTGGAGCAGAAGCAGCAGCGGCTGGCGCAGGAGGAGAAGGCGGCCAGCGCGCGACAGAAGTCGCTGCAGCGAGAGCTCGAGTGGGTGCGCATGGCACCGCGCGCGCGGCAGGCCAAGAACAAGGCACGTCTGCAAGCCTATGAGGAACTGGCCAGCGAGGCACAGAACGATCGCGTGATGCAAAACGAGATCATCATCCCGCCGGCGCCGCGCTTGGGCAACGACGTCGTGCGCGGCAAGAAGCTCAAGAAGGCCTTCGGCGACAAGCTGCTCTTCGACGACCTGAACTTCGACCTGCCGCGCGCGGGCATCGTGGGCATCATCGGCCCCAATGGCGCCGGCAAGACAACGCTGTTCCGCATGATCAACGGCCTCGAGAAGCCCGACGGCGGCGAGCTCACGATCGGCGAGACGGTCAGCATCTCGTACCAGGACCAGCAGCGCACGTTGGAAGGCAAGCGCACGCTGTGGGAGGAGATCTCCGGCGGCCGCGAGCAGATCATGGTCGGCAAGCGCGAACTCAACTCACGCGCCTACGCGTCGAGCTTCAACTTCAAGGGGCCCGACCAGCAGAAACTCGTGGCGAACCTCTCGGGCGGTGAGCGCAACCGTCTGCACCTCGCCAAGACCGTGATGCAAGGCGGCAACCTGCTGTTGCTCGACGAACCGACCAATGACCTCGACGTCGACACGCTGCGCGCGCTGGAGATTGCGCTATTGGACTTTTCTGGCTGCGCCGTGATCATCTCGCACGATCGCTGGTTCCTGGACCGCGTGGCCACGCACATCCTGGCCTTCGAGGGCAACTCCGAGGTCGTCTGGTACGAGGGCAACTACGGCTCGTACATCGAGGACCTGAAACGACGGAAGGGGCCGGACGCGGACCAGCCACATCGGTTGGCGTACAAGAAGTTGGTACGCTAG
- a CDS encoding serine hydrolase, producing the protein MERLIRIPSMYVAAAFVLAAFTPALGAQASTAYTRAADYSEEERGDAVLVMIDGKVVFEQYPRNTSPARTHLLASGTKSFAGALAIAAQADGLLSLDEPVANTLHEWSRDPSRNGITIRQLLTLTSGVEGQLNLDPPSYAESITAQVSAAPGERFQYGAAPFQIFGELLRRKLAPRNETVGAYLKRRILDPVGIRTGFWRGLTQGQPQLPSGAYLNAREWAKFGELIRRGGEWNGTQVLPREGVAEMLRGTEANPAYGLTWWLNVPISDSLRGEIRQLRNNFGAMETVPGLEGMVTAAGAFKQRLYIIPSRNMVVVRFGNSVGPQFDDARFLGLLTGAIRE; encoded by the coding sequence ATGGAACGACTGATTCGCATCCCTTCAATGTATGTGGCGGCCGCGTTCGTTCTTGCGGCCTTCACGCCAGCGCTTGGCGCGCAAGCGAGCACCGCGTACACGCGCGCCGCCGACTACTCCGAGGAGGAACGCGGCGACGCCGTGCTCGTGATGATCGACGGCAAGGTGGTGTTCGAGCAGTATCCGCGAAACACGTCGCCGGCGCGCACGCACCTGCTGGCCAGCGGCACCAAGAGCTTCGCCGGCGCGCTGGCCATCGCGGCGCAGGCCGATGGCTTGCTCTCGCTGGACGAGCCGGTGGCCAACACACTCCACGAGTGGTCGCGCGATCCATCGCGCAACGGCATCACGATTCGCCAACTCCTCACGCTCACGAGCGGCGTCGAGGGACAGCTCAACCTCGATCCGCCCAGCTACGCCGAGTCCATCACGGCGCAGGTGTCGGCGGCTCCTGGGGAGCGGTTCCAGTACGGGGCGGCACCGTTCCAGATCTTCGGCGAGCTGTTGCGCCGGAAGCTGGCGCCGCGCAACGAGACCGTCGGCGCCTATCTGAAGCGCCGCATCCTGGACCCCGTCGGCATTCGCACCGGGTTCTGGCGCGGCCTCACGCAGGGCCAGCCGCAGCTGCCATCGGGCGCCTATCTCAACGCGCGTGAGTGGGCCAAGTTTGGTGAGCTGATCCGTCGTGGCGGCGAGTGGAATGGCACGCAGGTGCTGCCGCGCGAGGGCGTGGCCGAGATGCTGCGCGGCACCGAGGCCAATCCGGCCTACGGGCTGACCTGGTGGCTGAACGTGCCGATCAGTGACTCATTGCGCGGCGAGATCCGCCAGCTGCGCAACAACTTTGGCGCCATGGAGACCGTGCCCGGCCTCGAGGGCATGGTCACCGCCGCCGGCGCCTTCAAGCAGCGCCTGTACATCATCCCGTCGCGCAACATGGTTGTCGTGCGCTTCGGCAACAGCGTCGGGCCGCAGTTTGATGACGCCCGCTTCCTCGGGCTGCTCACCGGCGCGATTCGCGAGTAG
- a CDS encoding succinylglutamate desuccinylase/aspartoacylase family protein, which translates to MAIAGLLQTSCTGSDAALDPDFPLSIVVGDRPGPTVALVAGVHGGKVAAVHAAESLAVLLPGRIRTGRVLILAPANVAGFRAGLAQMSPLDSLNLNRIFPGDSAGTPTQRLAARIMRDIVAKSDYLVDIHGSDGEESVGSFAYAARPGLNPRVDSLARWMAERWEVESIVWDQGGPRLLAESRFLQTAAHLSDVPAITVFEPGATQESPVATARFVQGSLRLLAALGVVDSGLADWRGGRAGENRNMRQVLDARLVLSDSGAGRWQPRTRADAWVSPGDLLGTWRNAAGQESQLRASRAGVVLHLRHGGELPARTPLVILGLRQGDDLSP; encoded by the coding sequence GTGGCGATTGCCGGCCTGCTGCAGACGTCCTGCACCGGCAGCGACGCTGCGCTCGACCCTGATTTCCCGCTGAGCATTGTCGTTGGCGACCGACCCGGTCCCACGGTCGCCCTCGTGGCCGGCGTACACGGCGGAAAGGTCGCGGCCGTGCACGCCGCCGAGTCGCTGGCCGTGCTGCTGCCCGGGCGCATCCGGACCGGACGCGTGCTGATCCTGGCACCGGCCAACGTGGCGGGCTTCCGCGCCGGCCTCGCCCAGATGAGTCCGCTCGACAGCCTGAACCTCAATCGCATCTTCCCCGGCGACAGCGCCGGCACCCCGACCCAGCGCTTGGCCGCGCGAATCATGCGCGATATAGTCGCGAAGAGCGACTATCTGGTGGATATCCATGGGTCCGACGGGGAGGAGTCGGTGGGATCGTTCGCCTACGCAGCGCGACCCGGCCTCAATCCACGTGTGGACTCTCTCGCGCGGTGGATGGCCGAGCGTTGGGAGGTGGAAAGTATTGTGTGGGACCAGGGCGGGCCGCGCTTACTCGCAGAGTCTCGTTTCCTGCAGACCGCCGCGCATCTCTCGGACGTGCCGGCCATCACTGTCTTCGAACCGGGCGCCACGCAAGAAAGTCCCGTTGCGACGGCGCGATTCGTCCAAGGCAGCCTGCGGCTGCTCGCCGCACTCGGCGTGGTGGATTCCGGCCTCGCTGACTGGCGCGGCGGGCGCGCGGGCGAGAATCGCAACATGAGACAGGTCCTCGACGCGCGCCTCGTCCTCTCTGACTCCGGCGCGGGTCGATGGCAGCCGCGGACGCGCGCGGACGCCTGGGTGAGTCCCGGAGACTTGTTGGGTACCTGGCGCAACGCGGCGGGCCAGGAAAGCCAGTTGCGTGCTTCGCGCGCCGGCGTGGTGCTTCACCTGCGGCACGGCGGTGAGCTCCCAGCCCGCACTCCGCTCGTCATTCTCGGACTGCGGCAGGGCGACGACCTTTCACCTTGA
- a CDS encoding SusC/RagA family TonB-linked outer membrane protein — protein MEGSRCIARLIGLAMLGVLGQASALAAQTTGRITGIVTDSMTGLPIASVQVAVAGTRLATTTDEAGRYLLPSVPVGTQALDARRIGYQPTVQRNVVVEAGATVTVNLTLKPTVLNLEAIVATGVVDPTSGTRVPFTVGRVEADNLPVPAGNALESIQGKIAGVTVVPPGQPGSGTNIMLRTPTSINKSNSPLIVIDGVIQSQSFGAASADLEALDIESIEVIKGAAAASLYGSRAQSGVIQIRTKRGAGLVEGATQFQLRSEFGSSELNGQINWAKNHFYSVNANGEYVDGAMAVVPRTARVAKPVHLRFQDETYRDPIYNQVNRFFDPGNFAKNSLSIAQNNARTNWFFSIVDNAEDGVVLNSGRFSQRDMRLNLDHRPNDRFSFAVSGYHSVSNRQELYGDTFFDLINQAPDVDLRTPDPDGTPFLFQGDPEGREENPLYVLATEQNRRRRARTMGSVEGRYVPLGWLTLDANLSYDRSDRRVNFFLDRGLKTEGFPTGGIGEISQLTGTTTAVNASVSANALKQFGDFTLRSTARWLLEREDNQVTDAEGQDLAVPGVKSLDNARTRFVSSTQEMIEALGFFVTAGADYQGKYIGDALVRRDGSSLFGPEERWNTYYRFSGAWRMAEESWWMFPQIGEFKLRASRGTAGGRPSFNDHYETFTFTAAGGVEKQNLGNAALRPELATETEIGFDAIFRDRYSLQLSYIDTEVQDQLIQIPLAGFFGYSSQWQNAGTLTGNTWEATLEAQIYRTPQFSWRAGLVFDRTRNRVSEFDRSCFVTNTIAYRCAGVTMGAMYGFRWIKGVEELPLAAQASAAEFDVNDEGLLVWVGAGKTYRDGADPTGWGTSATIDGRTYGWGLPIALLDSTGSNALVQIGDGNPRFRWGMNHNVTWKNWDFFALVDVQVGGNAYNQTNQRMYQWARSGDVDQAGRPEELKKTIEYYVALYAANSPSDYFVENNGFVKLREVSVRYRVPARILGMAGGLGIRDASISLIGRNLLTWSKYKGYDPEVGGTIVRLDSFDYPRYRTFTTAVTLNF, from the coding sequence ATGGAGGGATCCCGTTGCATCGCCAGGCTCATCGGCCTCGCGATGCTCGGCGTGTTGGGCCAGGCGTCCGCGCTGGCCGCACAGACCACGGGTCGCATCACGGGCATCGTGACCGACTCGATGACCGGCCTGCCGATCGCCAGCGTGCAGGTGGCGGTGGCGGGTACGCGGTTGGCGACAACGACGGACGAGGCCGGGCGCTACCTGTTGCCCAGCGTGCCCGTGGGAACGCAAGCGCTCGACGCCCGGCGCATCGGCTACCAGCCGACCGTGCAGCGCAACGTGGTGGTGGAAGCCGGCGCCACGGTGACGGTGAACCTGACGCTGAAGCCGACGGTGCTGAATCTCGAGGCGATCGTCGCCACCGGCGTCGTGGACCCGACCAGCGGCACGCGCGTGCCGTTCACCGTAGGGCGCGTGGAGGCCGACAACCTGCCGGTGCCTGCGGGCAACGCGTTGGAGTCCATCCAAGGCAAGATCGCCGGCGTGACGGTGGTGCCCCCGGGGCAGCCGGGCAGCGGCACCAACATCATGCTCCGCACGCCGACGTCCATCAACAAGTCCAACAGTCCCTTGATCGTGATTGACGGCGTGATCCAGAGCCAGAGCTTTGGCGCCGCCAGCGCGGATCTCGAGGCGCTGGACATCGAGAGCATTGAAGTGATCAAGGGCGCGGCGGCCGCCTCGCTCTACGGCTCGCGCGCCCAGTCCGGCGTGATCCAGATCCGCACGAAGCGCGGCGCCGGCCTCGTCGAAGGAGCGACGCAGTTCCAGTTGCGCAGCGAGTTCGGCAGCAGCGAGCTCAATGGCCAGATCAACTGGGCCAAGAATCACTTCTATTCGGTGAACGCGAATGGGGAGTACGTGGACGGCGCGATGGCCGTCGTGCCGCGCACGGCGCGCGTGGCCAAGCCCGTGCACCTGCGGTTCCAAGACGAGACCTACCGCGATCCCATCTACAACCAGGTCAACCGGTTCTTCGACCCTGGCAACTTTGCCAAGAACTCATTGAGCATCGCGCAGAACAACGCGCGGACCAACTGGTTCTTCTCGATCGTGGACAACGCCGAGGACGGCGTGGTGCTCAACAGTGGCCGGTTCTCGCAGCGGGATATGCGGCTGAACCTCGACCACCGGCCCAACGATCGCTTCTCGTTCGCCGTCAGCGGCTACCACAGCGTCTCGAACCGCCAGGAGCTCTACGGCGACACGTTCTTCGACCTCATCAATCAGGCGCCGGACGTGGACCTGCGCACGCCGGACCCGGATGGCACGCCGTTCCTGTTCCAGGGCGACCCGGAAGGCCGTGAGGAGAACCCGTTGTACGTGTTGGCGACGGAGCAGAATCGTCGTCGCCGCGCGCGCACGATGGGATCTGTCGAGGGCCGCTACGTGCCCTTGGGCTGGCTGACGCTCGACGCCAACCTCAGCTATGACCGCTCGGACCGGCGCGTGAACTTCTTCCTCGACCGCGGCCTGAAGACCGAGGGCTTCCCCACCGGCGGCATCGGTGAGATCAGCCAGCTCACCGGCACCACCACGGCGGTGAATGCCTCGGTCAGCGCCAATGCCCTGAAGCAGTTCGGCGACTTCACCCTGCGCTCCACCGCGCGCTGGCTGCTCGAGCGCGAGGACAACCAGGTCACGGACGCCGAGGGCCAGGACCTCGCCGTGCCCGGCGTGAAGAGTCTCGACAACGCGCGCACGCGCTTCGTGTCGAGCACGCAGGAAATGATTGAGGCGCTCGGCTTCTTTGTCACCGCCGGCGCCGACTATCAGGGCAAGTACATCGGCGACGCGCTGGTGCGCCGCGACGGCAGCTCGTTGTTCGGACCCGAGGAGCGCTGGAACACCTACTATCGCTTCAGCGGCGCCTGGCGCATGGCCGAGGAGTCGTGGTGGATGTTCCCGCAGATCGGCGAGTTCAAGCTACGTGCCTCGCGCGGGACCGCCGGCGGACGCCCAAGCTTCAACGACCACTACGAGACGTTCACGTTCACGGCGGCCGGTGGCGTCGAGAAGCAGAACCTCGGCAACGCAGCACTTCGGCCGGAGCTGGCCACGGAAACCGAGATTGGTTTCGACGCCATCTTCCGCGACCGCTACTCACTGCAGCTCAGCTACATCGACACCGAGGTCCAGGACCAGCTGATCCAGATCCCGCTGGCCGGCTTCTTCGGCTACAGCTCGCAGTGGCAGAACGCCGGCACCCTGACCGGCAACACCTGGGAGGCGACGCTTGAGGCGCAGATCTACCGCACGCCACAGTTCAGCTGGCGGGCCGGCCTCGTGTTCGACCGCACGCGCAATCGCGTGAGCGAGTTCGATCGCTCGTGCTTCGTCACCAACACGATCGCGTACCGCTGCGCCGGGGTCACGATGGGCGCGATGTACGGCTTCCGCTGGATCAAGGGCGTGGAGGAACTCCCGCTCGCCGCGCAGGCCTCGGCCGCCGAGTTCGACGTGAACGACGAAGGCCTCCTGGTCTGGGTTGGCGCTGGCAAGACCTATCGCGACGGCGCGGATCCGACGGGCTGGGGCACCTCGGCGACGATCGACGGCCGCACGTACGGGTGGGGCCTGCCGATTGCCCTGCTCGACTCGACGGGGTCGAACGCCCTCGTGCAGATCGGCGATGGCAATCCGCGCTTCCGCTGGGGCATGAACCACAACGTCACCTGGAAGAACTGGGACTTCTTTGCCCTCGTGGACGTGCAGGTGGGCGGCAACGCCTACAACCAGACCAACCAGCGGATGTATCAGTGGGCGCGCTCCGGCGACGTGGACCAGGCTGGACGCCCGGAAGAGCTCAAGAAGACCATCGAGTACTACGTCGCGCTGTACGCGGCCAACAGCCCGAGCGACTACTTCGTGGAGAACAACGGCTTCGTGAAGCTGCGCGAGGTGTCAGTGCGCTATCGCGTGCCGGCGCGCATCCTCGGCATGGCCGGCGGCCTCGGCATCCGCGATGCGTCCATCTCGCTGATTGGCCGCAACCTGCTCACCTGGAGCAAGTACAAGGGCTACGACCCCGAGGTCGGTGGCACGATCGTGCGGCTCGACAGTTTCGACTACCCGCGCTATCGCACGTTCACGACTGCCGTCACCCTCAACTTCTGA